A window of Fragaria vesca subsp. vesca linkage group LG7, FraVesHawaii_1.0, whole genome shotgun sequence contains these coding sequences:
- the LOC101314409 gene encoding diphosphomevalonate decarboxylase-like, translating into MAAVDEQKWVLMVTAQTPTNIAVIKYWGKRDESLILPVNDSISVTLDPDHLCTTTTVSVSPSFSHDRMWLNGDEISLSGGRFQRCLREIRSRACDVHDESKGIHITKKDWEKLHVHIASYNNFPTAAGLASSAAGFACLVFALGKLMNVKEDQSQLSAIARQGSGSACRSLYGGFVKWIMGKDDKGTDSLAVQLADEKHWDELVIIIAVVSSRQKETSSTTGMRDTVETSLLLQHRAKEVVPKRIIKMEEAIRNRDFASFAQLSCTDSNQFHAVCLDTCPPIFYMNDTSHRIISLVEKWNRSEGTPQVAYTFDAGPNAVMIARDRKTATLLLQKLLYTFPPNSDADLNSFVLGDKSILKDAGINCPEDIASLPPPPEIKGQQYKGDVSYFICTRPGRGPVVLSDETKFLLDPETGMPKQNQDLP; encoded by the exons ATGGCCGCCGTGGATGAGCAGAAATGGGTGCTGATGGTGACGGCGCAGACGCCCACCAACATCGCGGTGATCAAGTACTGGGGCAAGAGGGACGAGTCCCTCATCCTGCCCGTCAACGACAGCATCAGCGTCACCCTCGACCCCGACCATCTCTGCACCACCACCACCGTCTCCGTCAGCCCTTCCTTCTCCCACGACCGCATGTGGCTCAACGGCGACGAGATTTCCCTCTCCGGCGGCCGATTCCAGAGATGTCTCAGGGAGATTCGCAGCCGCGCCTGCGATGTTCACGATGAAAGTAAGGGAATCCACATCACTAAGAAGGATTGGGAGAAGCTGCATGTACATATCGCTTCCTACAACAATTTCCCTACCGCTGCCGGATTGGCTTCCTCCGCCGCCGGCTTTGCTTGTCTCG TTTTCGCCCTCGGAAAGTTGATGAACGTAAAGGAAGATCAGAGCCAGCTTTCTGCTATTGCAAG GCAAGGGTCAGGCAGTGCTTGTCGCAGCTTGTACGGTGGATTTGTCAAGTGGATCATGGGAAAA GATGACAAGGGAACCGACAGTCTTGCAGTTCAACTTGCAGATGAGAAGCACTGGGATGAGCTCGTCATTATAATTGCTGTG GTAAGTTCAAGGCAGAAGGAAACAAGTAGTACTACAGGAATGCGTGATACCGTTGAAACAAGTTTACTCTTACAACATAGAGCGAAG GAAGTAGTGCCCAAACGCATAATAAAAATGGAAGAAGCCATTAGGAATCGTGATTTTGCTTCTTTTGCACAGTTGTCCTGTACCGACAGTAACCAGTTTCATGCTGTCTGCCTGGACACATGTCCTCCCATTTTCTACATGAATGATACATCCCACAG GATAATCAGCCTTGTCGAGAAGTGGAACCGTTCAGAAGGAACACCTCAG GTGGCCTATACATTTGATGCGGGCCCGAATGCGGTTATGATTGCACGTGACAGAAAAACTGCCACCCTTTTGCTTCAGAAGCTTCTTTACACTTTCCCTCCAAATTCTGATGCGGATTTGAACAG TTTTGTTCTTGGTGACAAGTCAATTTTGAAAGATGCTGGTATTAACTGCCCGGAGGATATTGCATCTTTGCCCCCACCTCCAGAAATCAAGGGCCAGCAGTATAAAGGAGATGTTAGTTACTTCATCTGCACAAGACCTGGGAGAGGTCCAGTGGTGTTGTCAGATGAAACAAAATTTCTTCTCGACCCTGAAACTGGGATGCCGAA GCAAAACCAAGATTTGCCATGA
- the LOC101311052 gene encoding uncharacterized protein LOC101311052 has protein sequence MKQLQCLLFMTIIFIFASVVKSSEFELEDEDDEHSWLTDEDDRVNMVQSHHSSRRKCQLSAGKWVYDQSYPLYDSTCPYLSTAVTCQKNGRPDSDYEKWRWKPNRCSIPRFDALKFLGKMRRKRIMLVGDSIMRNQWESLVCLVQGVVPTARKRVTYNGPSMAFHAMDFEVSIEFTWAPLLVELNKGAANKRILHLDLIEENAKYWRGVDVLVFDSAHWWTHSDKTSSWDYYMEGKSLFTSMNPMVAYQKGLTTWAKWVDLNLDPRKTRVIFRSMSPRHNRENGWRCYNQKQPLANFSHQHVPEPLLVLQGVLRKMRFPVYLQDITTISAFRRDGHPSVYRRAMGQEEKQHLREYSSDCSHWCLPGVPDIWNEMLSALL, from the exons ATGAAGCAGCTTCAATGTCTGCTCTTCATGACCATCATCTTCATCTTTGCATCCGTTGTCAAGTCGTCCGAGTTTGAGCTGGAGGATGAGGATGATGAACACTCGTGGCTTACCGATGAAGATGATCGGGTGAACATGGTTCAGAGCCACCACAGTTCAAGAAGAAAGTGTCAACTTTCGGCCGGAAAGTGGGTTTATGATCAATCCTACCCTCTCTATGACTCTACCTGTCCATATCTTAGCACTGCCGTCACTTGTCAAAAAAATGGAAGGCCGGATTCCGACTACGAAAAGTGGCGCTGGAAGCCAAACCGCTGCTCCATTCCCAG GTTTGATGCATTGAAATTTCTTGGCAAAATGAGAAGGAAAAGAATAATGTTGGTGGGTGATTCTATAATGAGGAATCAGTGGGAGTCTCTTGTGTGTTTAGTACAAGGAGTTGTTCCAACAGCTCGAAAGAGAGTCACCTACAATGGTCCTTCTATGGCATTCCATGCAATG GACTTTGAGGTATCCATTGAGTTTACATGGGCTCCACTCCTAGTAGAACTGAACAAGGGAGCTGCAAACAAGAGGATTTTGCATTTGGATTTGATAGAGGAGAATGCAAAGTACTGGAGAGGAGTTGATGTCCTTGTTTTTGATTCAGCTCACTGGTGGACTCACTCTGACAAAACATCGTC GTGGGATTACTACATGGAGGGCAAATCTCTGTTTACAAGTATGAATCCAATGGTTGCATACCAGAAAGGACTCACTACATGGGCTAAATGGGTTGATTTAAACTTAGACCCTCGCAAGACCCGAGTAATTTTCCGAAGCATGTCCCCTAGGCATAACAG AGAAAATGGTTGGAGATGCTACAATCAGAAGCAGCCTTTGGCAAATTTCAGTCATCAACATGTTCCTGAACCTCTGCTGGTGCTACAAGGGGTATTGAGAAAAATGAGATTTCCAGTTTATCTTCAGGACATAACCACAATATCGGCGTTTAGAAGAGACGGACACCCTTCGGTGTATAGAAGGGCCATGGGACAAGAAGAGAAGCAGCACCTGAGAGAGTATTCATCGGACTGCAGCCATTGGTGTCTTCCTGGTGTACCTGATATCTGGAATGAGATGTTGAGTGCCTTGCTCTAA